Proteins co-encoded in one Armatimonadota bacterium genomic window:
- a CDS encoding DUF4914 family protein yields the protein MVGFDDVKFQLPVELAQLFEGRSGRFIAETPQDLFLRAASDAGGGWYEVAYDIPGTGRYVEARVCRVRNGLAANYTDPYMRRRDPDCMVIGDALPTDKPRFSDRYGLDFESLRNETLAWLADQELAAFFFMAGGPAQGLGAVAVAPANAAFFAYGLALLQGAVAPSDLPDDFRVGAVVYVAPPFRHTHFGGRQVVVHNRREGLHELFAYNLYPGPSAKKGVYGVLLSLGEAEHWVTAHCSAVQLVTPYGNKVTFMHEGASGGGKSEMLEHLHRESDGRVLLGRNLVTGEERHLTIPHTCRLRPIVDDMALCHPGIQKGNGKLTLRDAEQAWFVRVDHIRAYGTDPQLEKTTIQPKEPLLFLNIDAVPESTALIWEHIEDAPGIPCPNPRVVLPRRNVPDVLDGPRTVDVRSFGVRTPPCRRGELTYGILGLFHILPPALAWLWRLAAPRGHENPSIVHSEGMSSEGVGSYWPFAAGRRVDHANLLLDQIIAGTEMRYVLIPNQHIGAWRVGFMPQWLTREYLARRGAAWFGPEDVRPARCPLLGYVPNTVVLEGQTIPPHLLHVDQQPEVGELAYDHGSELLTQFFERELSQFLVDDLHPLGRQIIESCLAGADVETYSSLCDAPVLLDE from the coding sequence ATGGTCGGCTTCGATGACGTCAAGTTCCAGCTTCCAGTTGAACTGGCTCAGCTGTTCGAGGGACGGTCGGGAAGGTTCATCGCCGAGACCCCCCAGGATCTGTTCCTGAGAGCTGCGAGCGACGCGGGCGGGGGCTGGTACGAGGTGGCCTACGACATCCCGGGCACAGGCCGGTACGTGGAAGCCCGGGTCTGCCGTGTGCGTAACGGGCTGGCGGCGAACTACACGGACCCGTACATGCGGCGGCGCGACCCCGACTGCATGGTGATCGGTGATGCCCTGCCCACCGATAAGCCGCGTTTCAGCGATCGCTATGGCCTTGATTTTGAATCCCTCCGCAACGAGACCCTGGCCTGGTTGGCGGATCAGGAGCTTGCGGCGTTCTTTTTCATGGCAGGGGGACCCGCACAAGGCCTGGGCGCAGTGGCCGTGGCTCCCGCAAACGCTGCATTCTTCGCCTACGGCCTGGCCCTGTTGCAGGGCGCAGTCGCCCCTTCTGACCTGCCTGATGATTTCCGGGTGGGTGCCGTGGTGTACGTCGCCCCTCCTTTCCGCCACACCCATTTCGGAGGGCGCCAGGTAGTTGTCCACAACCGCCGCGAGGGATTGCACGAACTGTTTGCGTATAACCTCTATCCGGGGCCAAGTGCGAAGAAGGGTGTCTACGGGGTCCTGCTCAGTCTGGGCGAGGCGGAGCACTGGGTGACTGCCCACTGCTCTGCAGTGCAGTTGGTCACGCCATACGGCAACAAGGTGACCTTCATGCACGAGGGGGCCAGTGGTGGGGGCAAGAGCGAGATGCTCGAGCACTTGCACCGGGAGTCCGACGGACGAGTACTTCTCGGCCGCAACCTGGTGACCGGCGAGGAGCGCCACCTGACCATTCCCCACACGTGCCGTCTGCGTCCCATCGTCGATGATATGGCGCTGTGCCATCCCGGGATCCAGAAGGGGAACGGCAAACTCACCTTACGGGACGCCGAACAGGCGTGGTTCGTGCGCGTGGACCATATCCGTGCTTACGGTACCGATCCTCAACTTGAGAAGACCACAATCCAGCCGAAGGAGCCGCTCCTCTTCCTGAACATAGACGCCGTACCTGAGAGCACGGCGCTGATCTGGGAGCACATCGAGGATGCGCCGGGAATTCCCTGCCCGAACCCCCGTGTTGTCCTGCCGCGCCGCAATGTCCCGGACGTGCTGGATGGCCCCCGGACTGTGGATGTGCGCAGCTTTGGGGTACGCACACCCCCGTGTCGGCGGGGCGAACTCACCTACGGGATCTTGGGACTGTTCCACATCCTGCCCCCGGCCCTCGCGTGGCTGTGGCGTCTGGCCGCACCGCGCGGGCATGAGAACCCGAGCATTGTCCACAGTGAGGGAATGAGCTCGGAGGGCGTCGGCTCCTACTGGCCTTTCGCAGCCGGGCGCCGGGTCGACCACGCCAACTTGCTGCTGGATCAGATCATCGCCGGCACCGAAATGCGCTACGTCCTCATCCCGAATCAGCACATCGGGGCATGGCGCGTGGGATTCATGCCCCAGTGGCTTACCCGGGAGTATCTGGCGCGCCGGGGTGCGGCATGGTTCGGTCCGGAAGACGTGCGGCCGGCGCGATGCCCGCTCCTCGGCTACGTCCCCAACACCGTAGTGCTTGAGGGGCAGACCATCCCGCCTCACCTACTGCACGTCGACCAGCAACCCGAGGTGGGGGAGCTGGCTTATGACCACGGCAGCGAGTTGCTGACCCAGTTCTTCGAACGCGAACTCTCCCAGTTCCTGGTGGATGACCTGCACCCGCTGGGCCGCCAGATCATCGAGAGCTGCCTCGCTGGGGCGGATGTTGAGACGTATAGCTCTCTGTGCGACGCGCCGGTCCTTCTGGATGAGTGA
- a CDS encoding response regulator transcription factor, whose amino-acid sequence MPDQRILIIEDDPGAADAVAEKAKIAGFQTHIENTGMGGLSAFERLEPALVVLDLGLPDMDGVEICRTIRGKSRVPVIMLTAKAEEVDRIIGLEMGADDYVTKPFSPKELISRIRAVLRRTEEGAIPTPGETNYSAAGIELDERRHEVTVDGKLVELTPIEFKLLLALMRHAGQVMSRERLTERVWGYEGYSSNLLEIHIGNLRKKIEDDPRHPRRLITVRGYGYKIMREVS is encoded by the coding sequence GTGCCGGATCAGCGCATTCTAATTATTGAAGATGATCCCGGAGCGGCAGACGCCGTGGCCGAGAAGGCCAAGATTGCGGGATTTCAGACCCATATTGAGAACACAGGTATGGGCGGGCTGTCTGCTTTCGAGCGGCTCGAACCGGCTCTGGTTGTGCTCGACCTGGGTCTGCCGGACATGGATGGGGTGGAGATCTGCCGGACGATTCGCGGGAAGTCTCGCGTGCCGGTGATCATGCTCACTGCCAAGGCCGAGGAAGTGGACCGCATCATCGGCCTGGAAATGGGAGCGGATGATTACGTCACAAAGCCCTTCAGCCCGAAGGAGTTGATCTCCCGCATCCGCGCGGTGCTGCGGCGGACGGAAGAGGGCGCCATTCCGACGCCCGGGGAGACCAATTACAGCGCGGCGGGAATCGAGCTGGATGAGCGGCGGCATGAAGTGACCGTGGATGGGAAACTGGTGGAGCTGACGCCCATCGAGTTCAAGCTGCTCTTGGCGCTTATGCGTCACGCCGGCCAGGTGATGAGCCGCGAGCGGCTCACCGAGCGGGTGTGGGGCTACGAAGGCTACAGCTCAAATCTGCTGGAAATCCACATCGGCAATTTGCGCAAGAAAATCGAGGACGACCCGCGTCACCCAAGACGGTTGATCACGGTGCGCGGATATGGGTACAAGATAATGCGTGAAGTGAGCTGA
- a CDS encoding ATP-binding protein produces MPCLTTDRERLRQALGNLIDNAIKYSPAGSRVTVQANVDNGQLCIAVADEGPGIAPDVQPKVFDAFYRYHQDDAVPQQKGSGLGLTVVQCIVRLLGAEVGLQSTPGKGSTFSLLFPLCDAIQDDCSGDVGAFCEQKTE; encoded by the coding sequence TTGCCTTGTCTGACCACCGATAGGGAACGACTGCGCCAGGCGCTGGGCAATCTGATCGACAATGCCATCAAGTACAGTCCGGCAGGCAGCAGGGTGACGGTGCAGGCAAATGTGGACAATGGGCAGTTATGCATCGCGGTGGCCGACGAAGGCCCCGGCATTGCCCCGGATGTGCAGCCTAAGGTCTTCGATGCCTTCTACCGCTACCACCAGGACGATGCGGTGCCGCAGCAGAAGGGTTCCGGCCTGGGGCTCACCGTGGTCCAGTGCATCGTTCGCCTGCTGGGAGCGGAAGTGGGGTTGCAGAGCACCCCGGGCAAGGGCTCGACCTTCAGCCTGCTGTTCCCATTGTGCGACGCCATTCAGGATGATTGCTCCGGAGATGTCGGGGCTTTCTGTGAACAAAAAACCGAATAG
- a CDS encoding HAD family hydrolase, with the protein MAHMRPAVFLDRDGTIIEDRGHLNSPDQVRFIPGACEALRELQSRYLLFIVTNQGGIGQGIVSWDDVNRVNAHVAGELRRWGVQIAETYVCPHSRDQGCRCIKPEPFFLHRAAEDHSVDLAHSFTVGDHPHDVELASRAGACAGIFVLTGHGEKHRGELPPEATVVADIGAAARMIVMWNDRRSG; encoded by the coding sequence ATGGCCCATATGCGTCCAGCCGTCTTTCTTGACCGTGATGGCACCATTATCGAGGACCGGGGTCATCTCAACAGCCCCGACCAGGTGCGGTTCATTCCCGGCGCCTGCGAGGCGTTGCGGGAACTGCAGTCGCGCTACCTGCTTTTCATCGTGACGAATCAGGGAGGCATTGGACAGGGCATAGTGAGTTGGGATGATGTGAACCGGGTGAATGCGCACGTTGCCGGCGAACTCCGGCGTTGGGGTGTGCAGATCGCCGAGACGTACGTGTGCCCCCACTCCAGGGATCAGGGTTGCAGGTGTATCAAGCCGGAGCCGTTCTTCCTCCACCGGGCCGCGGAAGACCACAGCGTTGATCTTGCACACTCATTTACCGTGGGCGACCACCCCCACGACGTAGAGCTTGCATCGCGTGCAGGGGCCTGCGCCGGTATCTTCGTGCTCACAGGCCACGGTGAGAAGCATCGCGGCGAACTGCCTCCGGAGGCCACGGTGGTCGCGGACATCGGCGCCGCCGCGAGGATGATCGTGATGTGGAACGATAGGAGGTCGGGATGA
- a CDS encoding response regulator has product MTEGFALIVEDSEYLAEMLAEVVKDMGYSFRIVGSGEAALEALGERVPDFVLLDWILPGLQGIDVLDAIRKRLQLKVPVLMLTAKGDVDARVMGLETGADDYMPKPVHMKELQARILAVLRRREQLDRGNGDSMGFA; this is encoded by the coding sequence ATGACCGAGGGATTCGCACTTATCGTGGAGGACAGCGAATACCTGGCTGAGATGCTTGCCGAAGTCGTAAAGGATATGGGCTACAGCTTTCGCATAGTCGGATCGGGGGAAGCCGCGCTAGAGGCATTGGGCGAGCGGGTTCCTGATTTCGTGCTGCTTGACTGGATTCTGCCGGGCCTCCAAGGGATCGACGTGCTGGACGCTATTCGCAAGCGACTGCAGTTGAAGGTGCCGGTGCTCATGCTCACTGCCAAGGGCGACGTTGACGCCCGGGTGATGGGCCTGGAGACCGGTGCGGATGACTACATGCCCAAACCGGTGCACATGAAGGAACTGCAGGCCCGGATACTCGCGGTGTTGCGTCGGAGGGAACAGCTGGATCGAGGGAATGGCGATTCAATGGGTTTCGCGTAG
- a CDS encoding transposase family protein, which produces MAVCAMACGARSVYAIAQWGRDHGELVCEALGIQRLTTPDSATLHRIFRDIELAQGDETGIGRDLATVKIQGNFSIIAEGEGGLHGARCIHGRAPRERLYGSLPGYSKVTAASRPPDLCIGRAKTEVARWTLGWAGFDPIFLLPQDPLS; this is translated from the coding sequence TTGGCCGTATGCGCGATGGCGTGTGGCGCGCGCAGCGTGTACGCGATTGCGCAGTGGGGTCGGGATCATGGCGAACTGGTGTGCGAGGCATTGGGGATCCAGCGGCTGACGACCCCGGACTCGGCGACGCTGCATCGCATCTTCCGTGATATCGAACTCGCGCAGGGCGATGAGACCGGCATCGGACGTGATCTAGCCACCGTCAAAATCCAGGGGAATTTCTCGATTATCGCGGAAGGAGAAGGCGGTCTGCATGGAGCACGGTGCATTCACGGCAGGGCCCCCCGGGAACGGCTTTATGGTTCGCTACCAGGCTATTCCAAGGTCACTGCCGCTTCGCGTCCTCCAGATTTGTGCATAGGGCGGGCTAAGACTGAGGTCGCTCGGTGGACGCTAGGATGGGCTGGTTTTGATCCCATTTTCTTGTTACCACAAGACCCATTATCATAA
- a CDS encoding MFS transporter, with the protein MIQWRGVLSVAAALAIQFCNGGLYAWSSFVPALIDQYGLSATQCALIFSTTMAFFVSAMVLGGAMQERHGPRRLVFLSGLLFAAGYLIAARSGGYLPALLIGIGCLGGTAIGLGYVCALSTGPRWFPDRPGLVTGIVVASFGASGMVVSQVATAMLARGIDVLSILGQIGGVYAAVVLLAGAALSVPNRDSGQRMAKCVVRPWQILSEPKVLSLSVGMFCGTFGGLLAISNLKPLVMSCGGSPSVAAWAVGAFAVGNALGRVLWGWLADRIGKAAVPASLASLAAALFLLQHPVAQYSLTWTCAGLGTCFGAAFVVYATEVARSYGRAALGLVYPWVFLSYGLAGVTGPALGGLLADALGQFRTATLIGAAVAAAGIPATYLLSRLSPHGHAESCGDRLARLIG; encoded by the coding sequence ATGATACAGTGGCGCGGCGTGTTGAGTGTCGCGGCCGCATTGGCCATCCAGTTCTGCAATGGCGGCCTGTATGCCTGGAGCAGTTTCGTGCCGGCTCTGATTGATCAGTACGGGCTCTCGGCCACTCAGTGCGCGCTCATCTTCAGCACCACCATGGCTTTCTTCGTATCCGCAATGGTCCTCGGGGGTGCAATGCAGGAGCGCCATGGCCCGCGCAGGTTGGTTTTTCTCAGTGGCCTGCTCTTCGCGGCCGGGTACCTCATCGCAGCCCGGTCGGGCGGGTACTTGCCGGCTCTCCTAATAGGGATAGGATGCCTGGGAGGCACGGCCATTGGTCTGGGTTACGTCTGCGCCCTGAGCACAGGGCCGCGGTGGTTCCCAGATCGCCCGGGGCTGGTGACAGGTATCGTGGTAGCGAGCTTCGGCGCGTCGGGCATGGTGGTGTCTCAGGTGGCCACGGCGATGCTCGCGCGAGGTATCGACGTGCTGAGCATCCTGGGACAGATAGGGGGCGTCTATGCCGCGGTGGTGCTGCTGGCTGGCGCAGCTCTCTCTGTGCCGAACCGCGATTCCGGTCAACGTATGGCGAAGTGTGTGGTCCGACCCTGGCAGATCCTGAGCGAGCCGAAGGTACTTTCTCTGTCGGTCGGGATGTTCTGCGGGACATTCGGGGGACTACTGGCGATCAGCAATCTCAAGCCGCTGGTGATGTCCTGCGGGGGTTCACCATCGGTGGCCGCCTGGGCAGTCGGGGCCTTTGCGGTGGGCAACGCGCTGGGCCGTGTCCTGTGGGGATGGCTTGCGGATCGCATCGGCAAGGCTGCGGTGCCGGCCTCGCTGGCTTCACTGGCGGCGGCCCTCTTCCTGCTTCAGCACCCCGTCGCGCAATACTCCCTGACTTGGACCTGTGCGGGTCTCGGGACCTGCTTCGGCGCTGCCTTCGTTGTCTATGCTACGGAGGTGGCGCGCAGCTATGGTCGCGCAGCCCTGGGTCTGGTCTACCCTTGGGTCTTTCTGAGTTACGGGCTGGCGGGGGTGACCGGGCCTGCGCTGGGGGGCTTGCTCGCCGATGCGCTGGGTCAATTCCGGACGGCTACACTGATTGGCGCCGCAGTCGCAGCCGC